The proteins below are encoded in one region of Glandiceps talaboti chromosome 17, keGlaTala1.1, whole genome shotgun sequence:
- the LOC144448659 gene encoding flavin-containing monooxygenase 3-like, whose amino-acid sequence MAGTSASGTDVAIIGAGVAGLTAIKSCLEENLVPVCYERHDKLGGLWNYANELRQGQGAAVYKSVVTNVSKEMLAFSDFPFPKDYTPFVSHDKVLKHLNNYANEFSLDKYIKFNTSVKKIEKNKGGKYWKVILKNQDDSVSEEYFDYVMVCIGMFNKPFTPDYPGLDTFHGIKIHASEYRDAEKFRDKRVVVVGGCDTAGEISCEIARSGAELFLSVRHGTNCIPRIINGRPWDMTMFTRSNFRKSDSRFAAFVENTCKTRVADYKLFGLHSTVSILETKSFMTNDDIQDRIVQGQLTPVVGIEGFEENNVKLKNGTILENIDAVIFATGYEYSIPIIDQSWLYDTSDQVNLYKYVFPVQLENPERLAVIGLMSLPAAAWPVLEIQSRWASRIFAEKAVLPEKRRMMEDIEQNPKYIGTHYEFVMPYPYEEEVAELLGVKPNLLKLLFSDPKLAYSFEYGPMVPYWYRLQGPGAWSGARDAILNVWENTKYPTRRYRDSETK is encoded by the exons atggcgggTACGTCTGCTAGTGGTACCGATGTTGCCATTATTGGTGCTGGTGTTGCTGGATTAACGGCTATCAAAAGCTGTTTGGAGGAAAATCTTGTTCCAGTCTGTTATGAGAGACATGATAAATTGG GGGGACTGTGGAACTATGCCAACGAGCTACGACAAGGTCAGGGTGCTGCAGTATACAAATCTGTCGTCACCAACGTCAGTAAAGAGATGTTGGCCTTTTCAGATTTCCCATTCCCTAAAGACTACACACCGTTTGTCTCACATGATAAAGTATTGAAACATCTgaacaattatgcaaatgagttcaGCCTGGATAAATACATCAAGTTCAACACCAGCGTGAAAAAAATCGAGAAAAATAAAGGCGGTAAATATTGGAAGGTGATTCTGAAAAACCAAGATGATTCAGTGAGCGAAGAATACTTTGATTACGTCATGGTATGTATTGGGATGTTTAATAAACCGTTTACACCTGATTATCCTGGATTAGATACATTCCATGGAATTAAGATTCATGCCAGTGAATATCGAGACGCCGAAAAATTTAGAGACAAGAGAGTTGTAGTCGTAG GAGGATGTGATACTGCAGGTGAGATTTCCTGTGAGATTGCCAGAAGTGGCGCAGAG CTATTCCTAAGTGTACGTCACGGTACCAACTGTATCCCAAGAATCATTAATGGTCGCCCCTGGGATATGACAATGTTTACACGATCAAACTTTCGGAAATCAGATTCACGATTTGCTGCCTTTGTAGAAAACACCTGTAAGACAAGAGTAGCTGATTACAAACTTTTTGGATTGCAC AGTACGGTGTCCATTTTAGAAACTAAATCGTTCATGACAAATGATGACATACAGGACCGTATCGTTCAAGGACAACTTACACCAGTCGTAGGCATCGAAGGGTTTGAAGAAAATAACGTAAAGCTGAAAAACGGTACCATCTTGGAAAATATTGATGCCGTGATTTTTGCGACtggttatgaatattcaatacCTATTATCGACCAATCATGGCTTTATG ACACTTCAGATCAAGTCAATCTGTATAAGTACGTGTTTCCGGTACAGCTAGAGAATCCAGAAAGGTTGGCTGTGATTGGGTTGATGTCATTACCTGCTGCAGCATGGCCAGTGTTGGAAATTCAATCAAGATGGGCCAGTAGGATCTTCGCTGAGAAAGCAGTGTTACCTGAAAAAAGACGTATGATGGAAGATATTGAACAGAACCCAAAATACATCGGGACACATTACGAATTC GTAATGCCTTATCCATACGAAGAAGAAGTCGCCGAGTTACTTGGTGTAAAACCAAACTTATTGAAACTATTGTTCTCTGACCCAAAGCTTGCATATTCATTTGAGTATGGTCCAATGGTTCCTTATTGGTATCGTTTACAAGGTCCTGGTGCATGGTCTGGTGCAAGGGATGCAATCCTGAATGTCTGGGAGAACACCAAGTATCCTACAAGACGTTATCGAGACAGTGAGACAAAGTGA